Below is a window of Microbacterium saperdae DNA.
CGCCGCGAGCACCAGCTGGCCACCGACGATCAGTGACTCCTTGTTCGCCAGCGCCAATGTGCGACCGGCCTTCAGCGCTGCCAATGTGGAGCCGAGACCGATCGAACCCGTGATCGCGTTGAGCACGACGTCGGCTTCGACGTCACGAACCAGCTGCTCGGCCTCATCGGCGCCGAGCGCCGTGTTCTCGACTCCGAACTGCGTCGCCTGCTCGTCGAGCATCTGGCGGTTGCTCCCGGCAGCGAGCCCCACGAGTTCGAATCGTCGGGGATTGGCTCGGATGACGTCGAGCGCCTGTGTGCCGATGGAGCCGGTGGAACCGAGGACGATGATGCGACGCATGCCGCCAGCCTATGGCACGCCCTCGGTCCCGCCGCTGCTACTGCGAGACGGGAGTCGTGGCGAGGATGTCGACCACGAACACGAGGCTCTCCTTCTGGAGCTCGTGGCCCTCGGTCGCTCCATAGCCATCGGACGGGGGCATCACGACGATGACCTGCGAGCCGACCTTCTGGCCCTCGAGCGCGAGGCGGAAGCCTGTCACGACGCCACTGGTCTGGAACTGCGAGGGGGTCGCGTCCCGGCTCCAGCTGGAGTCGAACTCCTCGCCGTCCGACCACTTGACACCGCGGTACTGCACGACGACGAGGTCGCCGGCACCGACGGTCGCGCCGTCGCCCTGCTTGAGGATCGCGATCTCCGTCTTCGCGGGGGCGTCGCCGTCGGGGATGGTGATGGTCGGGGCACCGTCATCGTCGAGCTCAACGGTGGGGAACCCGGGAGTCGGGTCGACCGGGGTGCCGGTGGCGACCTCGGGAAGGTGCTCGATCGCTTCGGCGTAGACGACGACGTTGCTGGCGCCCTCGCCGAGAACGCTGCCGGGCAGAGCGAGCACGACCTGGGAGCCGACCGGTTCGCACTCGAGCGCTGCGACGAACAGCGACGACTGGTTCGTGTCGAGCAGGACGGGGATAAGTCCCTCTTCGCCGCGTGCGGAGGAATCCAGTACTTCACCGGAGGTCGCGTCCACGATCTGGTACTGCACCGAGACCAGGTCGCCGACGCCGATGTCGTCGCCGTCACCCGCGGCGACGATCGTGCGCTCGACACCCGCGAACGGCGCGTCGGCGGGCACGGTCACCTTCGCGTCGGCACCTTCACCGTCGACGACGACAGCGTCGGAGGTCGCGCCGGGCTGCGCGTCGAGGGCGCAGCTGCTCGACGCCGTCGGCTCGGGAGTGCTCGAGCTCTCGGGCGAGGAGGTGCCGGAGCATCCTGCCAGCAGAAGGGTCGCCGCAGCGACGGTGGACAGGACGATGAGCGGACGCTTGCGCACAGTGAGACCTCTGGATCGCGATCGGGACACTCCATCCTCCCCTATTCCCCTTTGGCCGCGCTGGGAGACGCGGCGCGATTCTTCATTCCAGCGAAGGCATGAATCCCGGAGTAACCTGCTCTGATGACCTCTGAGCAGTCCGTCGAGCCCGAATCCTCGCCTGAAGAGACTGCGAAGCCTCGTCACGCCGGATTCACGTACACGCTCGGACGCAGTCTAATCACTCCCCTCGCCCGGATCGTCTACCGGCCACGGATCGAAGGCCGGGAGAACGTTCCCCCCACCGGCCCGGTGATCTTCGCGAGCAACCATCTCTCGTTCATCGACTCGATCGCGATCCCCGTGGCGGCACCACGTCCCGTGCACTTCCTCGCGAAGTCGAGCTACTTCGAGGGCACCGGCTTCCGCGGCTGGATGAGCAAGACCTTCTTCGAGTCGATCGGGGCGATCCCCGTGCGACGGGGCGCCGGTCAGGCGGCTCTCGACGCGCTGGATCTGCAGCGCCAGCTCCTCGACGAGGGGCTGACAGTGGCTCTGTATCCCGAGGGCACCCGCTCGACGGACGGTCGACTCTACAAGGGACGCACCGGCGTCGCGTTCCTCGCGCTCCAGACCGGGGCCCCCGTCGTCCCGGTGGGTCTCGTCGGCACCGACAAGGTCATGCCCGTCGGAGCGAAGATGCCGACGCTCAAAGAGCGCATCACGGTGCGGTTCGGTGAACCGCTCGACCTCTCCCCCCACGGTCCGGCGACCAGTGGACGGGCTCGACGCCTCGCCACCGACGAGATCATGGCGGCGATCCATGGCCTCTCCGGTCAGGAGCTCGCCGGCGCGTACAACGAAGCACCGGCGCAGGGCACGATCGAGAAGATCATCCAGGCGCTCCCGCACGAGCGCCGCTGATCGAGCCGTCCGCCCGGCTCGGCGGCACGCTCACGCCTGGGCGGTGACCGTCGCCTCGTGACGCACGGGGAAGTTCATCGAATTGGCGATGAAGCACCACTCGTTCGCCTGCGCGTGGGCGCGCTCTGCAGCCTCCACCATCGACGCATCGGCGACCACCACTTCGGGACGCAGCATCACCTCGACGAAGGCGCCACCGCCTGCACCGTTCTCGCGCATGAGCCCGGTCGCCTGATCGCGATACGACACGACGACGACGCCGGCGGTGACGCACGCGTGCAGATACGAGAGCAGATGGCACTCCGAGAGCGATGCGAGCAGGAGGTCTTCCGGGTTCCACCGTGCAGAGTCGCCCCGGAACGGCTTGTCTGCCGACGCGAGCAGATCGGGCTTACCCTGCACCTCGATCGTCACATCCCGCCGATAGTCCCGATACCCGCTGGTTCCCGAGCCGGCATTGCCCGTCCAGGTGGACGTGAGTGCATAGTGGTGCTCGCCGAGGACGTGAGGTGTGGGGTGTGCAGCCATCTGCCCAGTCTGCCACCGGTGTGCGACAGCGGCACGCGCCGGCGCGGAGGGGGTCGCGGCGAGCACCGACGGTAGGCTGGTCCGGTGCTGGAGACTCTCACCGTTCAGGAATCCGTCGAACTCGCCGTCGTGGAGCGCAGCGGCTTCATCGAGTCCCGCCATGCGGGCGCGGCCGTCGTGCTGTCCGCTGACGGCGAGGTGATCGCGCGTCACGGCAACGCCGACGCGCTGATCCTTCCGCGCTCCAGTCTCAAGCCTCTGCAGGCCGTGGCCTGCATCACTGCCGGCGCCGTGCTGGAGGGCGAGCAGTTGGCACTCTCGACGGCGAGCCACGTCGGAACGGATCGTCACGCGAACACGGTGCGCGACATGCTCACCGAGGGCGGTCTCACCGAGGATCACCTCGGCTGCCCGCCCGCATGGCCGAGTGACACCGCCACCCGGGACGAGATGGTGCGAGAGCACGGCGAACCAGCTCGCGTGCGGATGAACTGCTCCGGCAAGCACGCGGCGATGCTGCGCGCCTGCGTCGCGACCGGGTGGGCGACGGACGGCTACCTCGATGCGGCGCACCCCCTTCAGGCACACATCCGCGACGTGATCGAGCGCCTGACCGGCGAGAAGGTCGCCCACACGGCCATCGACGGCTGCGGCGCCCCCGTGTACGCGTTGACCCTCACCGGGCTCACCCGCTCGATCCACCGCATCGGCACCGCATCCGACCGCTCGCCGTTCGCCCTGCACCGTGTGGCCGGATCCCTCGTGCGCGCGGTCCGCGAGAACCCGTGGACCATCGAGGGCCCCGGTCGTCCTGACACCGTCGCGATCGAGAAGCTCGGAGTGTTCACCAAGGGCGGAGCCGAAGGCGTCATGGTGATGGTCGCACCGAACGGCACGACCGTCGGCCTCAAGATGCTCGATGGTGCGTCGCGGGCGTCCACGATCGTCGCCGCGACCCTGCTCGCTCGCGCGGGTGCCGTCAGCGAGGCCGATGTCGCCGACCTGTCCGCCGCTCTTCCGCTCTTGGTGCTCGGTGGCGGTACCGAAGTGGGCGTCATCCGCCCCGGCGCCGGGCTTTGATCGTCTGATCCCACCCAGCCGGCGGAGGTCGATCACGACCCGGATCCCCCGCCCGAACGGTCGGCACGCCTCTGCCTTCGGGTGAGGTGCGCTGCCTGTTGCCCGACGCGCTGCCCGGCCATCGGAGCGAAAGCAGGGACGATCACACGTCGGGCGGGCCCCTCGGCCCGCATCGACCATGCCCTGCCGGCATGCGCGCGTGCGTACGGGGGCAGATCACGCACGCCGGTGAGCTGCCGCAGGTCCACAGGGTTCTCGGCACGGAACAGCACCTCGCCTTCCGCGCGCACACGTCTCCACTCTGCCGGATGGCGCTGCCAGGTCTCGGCGTCGGCCACCAGGAGAGCTCCGCTTCGCTCCGTGCGTCCGCCGGGCTGGACCATCATGACCTCTCGCTCGGGATACTCCGTCCGCAGACGTGCGACCACCTGCGAGGCGGCGGGACTCACGATTCCGGAGTCCGCCTGCCCTGGACTCCATCGCGGAACCGGCGGCGGCGACAGCGCCGAGTCAATGTCCTCCACCCAGGCGAACTGCACCTCCCTTTCCCCGATGCGCGCACGGCCCGCCGGACGGTCCGCGAGGAACCCCGCTGACTCTCCCCCGGCAGCCAGATGCTCCACACGACTCGACATCCTCAGAAGCGCTCGTCGAGGCATCGACTCCAGGAGACGCCCGATGCCACCGGCGGAGCGCGTCGCGGTGATCACGAAGGTCGTCTCGCGGCCGCTCCTGACGAGCGCCTCCACCCGGCGCAGCCACTCCTGCGCGTACTCCGGCGGCAGCTCGG
It encodes the following:
- a CDS encoding lysophospholipid acyltransferase family protein; the encoded protein is MTSEQSVEPESSPEETAKPRHAGFTYTLGRSLITPLARIVYRPRIEGRENVPPTGPVIFASNHLSFIDSIAIPVAAPRPVHFLAKSSYFEGTGFRGWMSKTFFESIGAIPVRRGAGQAALDALDLQRQLLDEGLTVALYPEGTRSTDGRLYKGRTGVAFLALQTGAPVVPVGLVGTDKVMPVGAKMPTLKERITVRFGEPLDLSPHGPATSGRARRLATDEIMAAIHGLSGQELAGAYNEAPAQGTIEKIIQALPHERR
- a CDS encoding OsmC family protein produces the protein MAAHPTPHVLGEHHYALTSTWTGNAGSGTSGYRDYRRDVTIEVQGKPDLLASADKPFRGDSARWNPEDLLLASLSECHLLSYLHACVTAGVVVVSYRDQATGLMRENGAGGGAFVEVMLRPEVVVADASMVEAAERAHAQANEWCFIANSMNFPVRHEATVTAQA
- a CDS encoding FKBP-type peptidyl-prolyl cis-trans isomerase; protein product: MRKRPLIVLSTVAAATLLLAGCSGTSSPESSSTPEPTASSSCALDAQPGATSDAVVVDGEGADAKVTVPADAPFAGVERTIVAAGDGDDIGVGDLVSVQYQIVDATSGEVLDSSARGEEGLIPVLLDTNQSSLFVAALECEPVGSQVVLALPGSVLGEGASNVVVYAEAIEHLPEVATGTPVDPTPGFPTVELDDDGAPTITIPDGDAPAKTEIAILKQGDGATVGAGDLVVVQYRGVKWSDGEEFDSSWSRDATPSQFQTSGVVTGFRLALEGQKVGSQVIVVMPPSDGYGATEGHELQKESLVFVVDILATTPVSQ
- a CDS encoding asparaginase — its product is MLETLTVQESVELAVVERSGFIESRHAGAAVVLSADGEVIARHGNADALILPRSSLKPLQAVACITAGAVLEGEQLALSTASHVGTDRHANTVRDMLTEGGLTEDHLGCPPAWPSDTATRDEMVREHGEPARVRMNCSGKHAAMLRACVATGWATDGYLDAAHPLQAHIRDVIERLTGEKVAHTAIDGCGAPVYALTLTGLTRSIHRIGTASDRSPFALHRVAGSLVRAVRENPWTIEGPGRPDTVAIEKLGVFTKGGAEGVMVMVAPNGTTVGLKMLDGASRASTIVAATLLARAGAVSEADVADLSAALPLLVLGGGTEVGVIRPGAGL